The following are encoded in a window of Legionella geestiana genomic DNA:
- a CDS encoding IS3 family transposase has translation MIKNESKHFPIKLMCRALSVLVSGYYAWAGRKPSRRTERDRDLAEKIRGIFDEERSRAGTPRITKRLNREGERVGKQRVARIMREQGWRAKSSRKFKATTNSNHQLPFAPNLLQQNFNAQTPNEKCVSDITYCHTEEGWLYLAVVMDLYSRKVVGWALSERMTKQLVIDALQMAIWKRKPSRGLVIHSDRGSQYCSHDHQKLLNIQGLACSMSKRGDCYDNAAMESWNHSFKVEAIHGERFLSRATAKNHIFEYIEIYYNRKRLHSRLEYQTPDLFEFRKVA, from the coding sequence ATGATTAAGAACGAATCGAAACACTTTCCAATCAAATTAATGTGTCGGGCGTTGTCCGTGTTAGTCAGTGGATATTATGCATGGGCTGGCCGTAAGCCATCAAGACGGACTGAGCGGGATCGTGATTTGGCTGAAAAAATAAGGGGAATTTTTGACGAAGAACGCTCCAGAGCAGGCACACCCCGGATTACTAAACGATTAAACCGCGAAGGTGAACGGGTCGGCAAACAGCGTGTTGCCCGGATAATGCGTGAACAGGGTTGGCGTGCAAAATCCTCAAGGAAATTCAAGGCAACGACCAACAGCAATCACCAATTACCTTTTGCGCCGAATCTGTTGCAGCAAAATTTCAATGCACAGACCCCTAATGAAAAATGTGTCAGTGATATCACCTACTGTCATACAGAAGAGGGATGGCTTTACCTCGCGGTGGTGATGGACCTGTATTCTCGAAAGGTCGTTGGATGGGCGCTATCTGAACGCATGACCAAACAACTGGTAATTGACGCATTACAAATGGCTATATGGAAGCGTAAACCTTCCCGAGGATTGGTTATTCATTCGGATCGAGGCAGCCAGTACTGTTCGCATGATCATCAGAAACTTTTGAATATTCAAGGCCTTGCTTGCAGCATGAGCAAACGAGGCGATTGTTATGACAATGCTGCAATGGAAAGTTGGAATCACAGTTTCAAAGTTGAAGCTATACATGGCGAGAGATTTTTATCACGCGCTACCGCTAAAAATCATATATTCGAATACATTGAAATTTACTATAATCGAAAACGGCTTCATTCAAGGTTGGAGTATCAAACACCAGATTTGTTTGAATTCAGAAAAGTTGCTTAG
- a CDS encoding queuosine precursor transporter: MLDAALNQSKDTVNSKYLQFITILFTSLWLISTIAAVKQVYFWGITLTGGFIIFPVVAYLNIMLVDIYGFKASRSAIWYGTMVNILYIFSMYTVSILPPAPHWNLSQEFDSILMPQVRLISASLIAFWASGFTNNYLMAKMKLVGHPLFFRILLAAFLSITIDLVLYLSIGFYGTLPIENLKEIFIFAYFKKILCELFLLPVAWILIDYVKKVEGFEIYDSSTKFTPFSFDNVYNINDYRKPNSDKVIV; this comes from the coding sequence ATGTTAGATGCAGCCTTAAATCAATCTAAAGACACTGTTAATTCAAAATATCTGCAATTCATCACGATACTTTTTACATCGTTATGGCTCATATCAACAATTGCTGCTGTCAAACAAGTTTATTTCTGGGGGATAACATTAACCGGGGGATTCATAATATTCCCTGTTGTAGCATACTTAAATATCATGCTGGTTGATATATACGGATTTAAAGCCTCAAGAAGCGCAATATGGTATGGAACCATGGTAAATATTTTATATATATTTTCAATGTATACAGTTTCGATTCTTCCTCCAGCGCCTCATTGGAATCTATCCCAAGAATTTGACTCAATATTAATGCCACAAGTAAGGTTGATATCTGCATCATTAATCGCTTTTTGGGCCTCAGGATTTACCAATAATTATTTGATGGCAAAAATGAAACTTGTAGGACACCCACTTTTTTTCAGGATACTCCTTGCTGCGTTTCTCTCAATAACTATCGATTTGGTTCTATATCTTTCAATAGGATTTTATGGGACATTACCTATAGAAAATTTAAAAGAAATTTTTATTTTTGCATATTTCAAAAAAATCCTATGTGAACTGTTCTTGCTGCCAGTCGCATGGATACTAATAGATTATGTAAAGAAAGTTGAAGGATTTGAGATTTATGACTCTAGTACAAAATTCACCCCTTTTTCATTTGATAATGTTTACAATATAAACGATTATAGAAAACCGAACTCAGACAAAGTAATAGTTTAA
- a CDS encoding fasciclin domain-containing protein, whose translation MNTLRKFFLVALVSIFSLTAYAGNTIVDIAAGNKDFSTLVTLLKKADLVSALQGTGPFTVFAPTNEAFAAVPKADLDALLANPEKLKAVLLYHVVSGDITSDKIQPGMVKTLGGQDVDITVKDGKVYVNSAEVIQADVKASNGVIHVVNQVLLPK comes from the coding sequence ATGAATACTTTAAGAAAGTTTTTTTTAGTGGCTTTAGTTTCCATATTTAGCCTGACGGCATATGCAGGAAATACAATTGTTGACATCGCTGCAGGCAATAAGGATTTTTCAACCCTTGTTACTTTGTTGAAAAAAGCTGATTTAGTTAGCGCACTACAAGGTACAGGTCCTTTTACAGTGTTTGCACCGACCAATGAGGCATTTGCAGCTGTTCCCAAGGCCGATTTGGATGCGCTTTTGGCTAATCCAGAGAAATTAAAAGCCGTGTTGCTTTATCACGTGGTGAGTGGTGACATTACCTCAGATAAAATTCAACCGGGTATGGTTAAAACGCTGGGTGGGCAGGATGTCGATATTACGGTAAAAGATGGAAAAGTATACGTTAATAGTGCGGAAGTTATACAGGCCGACGTTAAGGCTTCAAACGGTGTCATTCATGTTGTGAATCAAGTACTGCTGCCTAAATAA
- a CDS encoding DUF3429 domain-containing protein: protein MNKNNTLAAKVLTYAGIIPFIALGTAVSLHIGGLDYSLALFAYGAVIIAFLCGIHWATFLFFSEKCARNLLLYSNIITLVGWLSVLSIKTYLTFALQILCFLSLLILDLELYRKKLIPLWFFHLRRNATIAVTLSLLLTAYFTSIF, encoded by the coding sequence ATGAATAAAAACAATACCCTGGCCGCAAAAGTTCTCACTTACGCTGGTATTATCCCTTTTATTGCACTCGGTACGGCAGTTTCCCTGCATATTGGCGGTTTGGATTATAGCCTTGCCTTATTTGCCTATGGCGCCGTCATCATCGCATTTCTGTGTGGAATACATTGGGCGACATTTCTGTTTTTTTCAGAAAAATGTGCGCGTAATCTGTTGTTGTACAGCAATATAATAACGCTCGTTGGGTGGTTATCAGTACTGTCTATTAAGACTTATTTGACTTTCGCACTGCAAATCTTATGTTTTCTATCTTTACTGATTCTTGACCTGGAGCTTTATCGTAAAAAATTGATTCCTTTGTGGTTTTTTCACTTACGTCGTAATGCAACGATAGCCGTTACTTTGTCGCTTTTACTGACGGCATACTTTACCAGTATTTTTTGA
- a CDS encoding IS3 family transposase, with product MSLDEKRRLIDSSAEITIREQCMLLGLSVSSYYYKASSISAEDERLMTLLDEHYLQYPCEGKIKRAQWLSKEVGYTVGRRRIKRLMEVMGLETVYPKPNTSVPNKEHTVYPYLLRDIDITKPDQVWAADITYVRMKGGHVYLLAIMDWYSRYVVQWAVSPTLEAEFCVEALRNALLKGRCEIFNTDQGSQFTSSDWINTLKTHRISISMDGRGRYLDNIFIERLWRSVKQEKLYRYSFESIEEVELALCEYFDYYNHRRPHQSFRYFTPADMYFQHRKKT from the coding sequence CTGAGCCTGGATGAAAAACGCAGACTCATCGATAGCAGCGCTGAAATAACGATCCGAGAGCAGTGCATGCTACTCGGATTGAGCGTTTCCAGTTACTATTACAAGGCGTCTTCCATATCAGCAGAAGATGAGCGATTAATGACGCTGCTTGACGAGCATTATCTCCAATATCCCTGTGAAGGCAAAATTAAGCGCGCACAATGGCTATCAAAAGAGGTTGGTTATACTGTTGGTAGACGTCGTATCAAGAGACTCATGGAGGTCATGGGGTTAGAAACCGTCTACCCAAAGCCAAATACAAGCGTACCCAATAAAGAGCACACCGTGTACCCCTATTTATTGCGAGATATCGATATCACAAAACCCGATCAAGTATGGGCGGCGGATATCACATACGTCAGGATGAAAGGCGGTCACGTCTATTTGCTCGCCATTATGGATTGGTATAGCCGCTATGTGGTTCAATGGGCCGTTTCACCAACGCTTGAGGCTGAATTCTGTGTAGAAGCACTTAGAAATGCTTTGCTGAAAGGACGATGTGAAATCTTCAACACTGATCAAGGGTCACAATTCACCTCAAGTGACTGGATAAACACGCTAAAAACCCACAGGATCTCCATCAGTATGGATGGGCGAGGTCGCTACCTTGATAATATTTTTATAGAGCGTTTATGGCGTAGTGTTAAACAAGAAAAACTCTATCGATATTCTTTTGAGTCAATTGAAGAAGTTGAGCTGGCATTATGTGAATACTTTGATTATTATAACCACCGAAGACCGCACCAGTCCTTCAGATATTTCACACCAGCGGACATGTATTTTCAACACCGTAAAAAAACATGA
- a CDS encoding ankyrin repeat domain-containing protein — translation MIGMVCMMFFSHSVDRHALALCKTLFSSDPALIGKILAHYAIFNNDSDFQANFNRALQKLATGLSKKAEKLELQLDDITNADKLNVLFLRAWLVEDCPSLWLDDEKNIHPTFINLLVHLASSSDFHAKSPLSSRQGFSLYQTLDLNITALGKSLPMVERAIWMRLSQIPGIDFNESNNYWGNTSLHFKISNGQSEDTIRFIRNILTLPSERSRPRLDVNRLSTGFGTSPLHLAVAKGYRDTDSRNVPVLSYVSLVKELCEAGADTNLKTAPVLCQEISQKFFLKPLAIQAEFTALHIACARRDLELIAILLEYSANLTIRNADGLTPIDVLQLPYENRKCIVDSISGPGLNNFETYEQEHSSESHLAACYQLLHDATTSRQSHCSLSNG, via the coding sequence ATGATTGGTATGGTGTGCATGATGTTTTTTTCTCATTCCGTTGACCGCCACGCACTTGCACTATGTAAAACCTTATTTTCAAGTGACCCGGCGTTGATAGGAAAAATCCTTGCACATTATGCCATTTTTAATAATGACTCGGACTTTCAAGCCAACTTTAACCGTGCACTGCAAAAATTGGCGACAGGCTTATCAAAAAAAGCTGAAAAATTAGAACTTCAATTAGATGACATTACAAATGCTGATAAGCTTAATGTTTTGTTCTTGAGAGCATGGCTGGTTGAAGATTGTCCCAGTTTGTGGCTGGATGACGAAAAAAACATCCATCCAACGTTTATCAATCTGTTAGTCCATTTAGCCAGTAGCAGCGATTTCCATGCTAAAAGTCCACTGTCAAGCAGACAGGGATTTTCGTTATACCAAACGCTAGATTTAAATATTACTGCCCTTGGCAAGTCTCTACCAATGGTAGAGCGAGCTATTTGGATGCGTCTATCTCAAATTCCCGGCATTGATTTTAATGAATCTAATAATTACTGGGGAAACACCAGTTTGCATTTTAAAATTTCCAATGGACAATCGGAAGATACGATTCGCTTTATCAGAAATATTCTGACGTTACCCTCAGAGAGGAGCCGCCCGAGACTCGATGTGAACAGATTGTCAACGGGATTTGGTACAAGTCCACTGCATTTGGCTGTTGCCAAGGGATACAGGGATACGGATTCACGGAACGTACCGGTTCTCAGCTATGTGAGCCTCGTTAAGGAACTTTGCGAAGCAGGAGCAGATACCAACCTCAAAACAGCCCCTGTCTTGTGCCAGGAAATAAGCCAAAAATTTTTCTTAAAACCGCTTGCGATTCAAGCAGAGTTTACGGCGCTGCATATCGCCTGCGCGCGGCGGGATTTGGAACTAATCGCAATTTTGCTGGAATATTCTGCTAATCTAACCATCCGCAATGCAGATGGACTGACTCCCATCGATGTATTACAACTGCCTTATGAAAATCGCAAATGCATCGTTGACAGCATCAGCGGTCCGGGATTAAACAACTTCGAGACCTACGAACAGGAGCATTCATCAGAATCGCACCTGGCCGCTTGTTATCAATTGCTGCATGACGCCACGACAAGCCGCCAATCTCACTGTAGCCTGTCCAATGGCTAG
- a CDS encoding helix-turn-helix domain-containing protein → MNNLALQKGVPNSLVIAGNIKKLMVANNLSDAQLARAIGVSIMTIRRVTSGETEDPRISTLNLIASYFKISVDSLLENNERPIQLTQNNKPKFIPVLDWETIEKIDENKKNDYSQWDKWYPLIQNDNLNLNDMAFALESKPSMQPRFPKGTLFIINPNESIIDNDLVLVQLKTSKAISLREIVIDPPQWILRSIISGSDPIYFNSDEHDIIGVVVLTVYHSR, encoded by the coding sequence ATGAATAATCTTGCTTTGCAGAAAGGGGTGCCAAATTCTTTAGTCATTGCTGGCAATATAAAAAAGTTGATGGTTGCTAATAATTTATCTGATGCGCAGCTGGCCCGTGCAATTGGTGTATCTATAATGACTATACGCCGGGTAACCTCTGGAGAAACAGAAGACCCTAGAATTTCCACTCTTAATCTAATAGCAAGTTATTTCAAAATAAGTGTTGACTCCTTATTAGAAAATAATGAAAGGCCTATCCAATTAACTCAGAACAACAAACCGAAATTTATTCCAGTATTAGATTGGGAAACCATTGAAAAAATTGATGAAAATAAAAAAAATGATTATTCTCAGTGGGATAAATGGTATCCATTGATACAAAACGATAACTTAAATTTAAATGATATGGCGTTTGCTCTTGAAAGCAAACCATCTATGCAGCCACGATTTCCCAAAGGCACATTATTCATTATTAATCCGAACGAATCTATAATAGACAATGATTTGGTATTAGTTCAATTGAAAACATCAAAAGCAATATCTTTAAGAGAGATAGTTATCGATCCACCTCAATGGATACTGCGGTCGATAATATCCGGTTCAGATCCAATATATTTTAATTCTGATGAACATGATATCATTGGTGTCGTTGTTTTGACTGTATACCACTCCAGATAG
- a CDS encoding transposase has translation MNNNKSDQKIIRNKYSPQFKDQAVERAAKEGVPQVAKDLGIAEAILYSWRSKKKQGGTTLEHQKLQQAELARLKRECARLAEENVFLKKAAAYFARETE, from the coding sequence ATGAACAATAATAAATCAGATCAAAAAATCATCAGAAATAAATATAGTCCCCAGTTTAAAGATCAAGCAGTAGAACGGGCAGCGAAGGAAGGCGTCCCCCAGGTAGCCAAAGATCTTGGTATAGCCGAGGCGATATTGTATTCGTGGAGATCAAAGAAGAAACAAGGCGGCACTACACTTGAACACCAAAAGCTTCAGCAGGCTGAATTAGCACGGTTAAAGCGAGAATGTGCAAGACTTGCAGAAGAGAATGTATTTCTAAAAAAGGCGGCGGCGTACTTTGCCAGGGAAACGGAGTGA